The Mucilaginibacter rubeus genomic interval CAGACGAGGTAAGGCAGCAAAGCCTGATCATCGAAAACCAGAACAAGGAATTGCTGGAGGCTAACCTGCAACTGGAAAAACAAGCAGGCGAAATATTGCGCATGAATGTTTTGCTTGAAAAGGACAACGTTCAGCTTAAAACAAACATTGAAAAGGTTACCGAATCGCGGGCTTTATCCACCGAACTGGACTATGAAGAATTTAGCGCCAAATACCCCGATCAGGAAACCTGTTTTAAATTCCTGTCTGCTTTAAAATGGAAAGATGGTTTTGTTTGTACCCGTTGCTCAAACACTACCTATTGCGCGGGAAGACTGCCGCACAGTCGCCGGTGTACCAAGTGCAGCTATGAAGAATCGGCCTTACATAATACCATATTTCAAAACAGCAGGATCCCTATTAATAAGGCCTTTTATCTTACCTATCTCATTTACAGCACCAACGGCACCATCTCATCGCACCAACTATCCGAAAAGCTTGATATCCGTCAAAGTACCTGCTGGACTTACGCCATCCGCATAAAAAAGGTACTACAGGAAAAGAAAAAATCACGAAAGAAGAATGACCAGCAAGGTTGGACGATGTTGGTGATGTAATAGGTTGTACTTCATCTGTGGAAATTCGCTGTCCGTAGAGTCTTACTTCGGACAACGACACAGAATCTATGGGCAGCTTTATAAAACTATGTCATTGCGAGCGCAGCGTGGCAATCTCGTAGCCAATGCATGTTCGCCTTGTAGAGCTACGAGATTGCTTCGTCGTTCCTCCTCGCAATGACATATTTGTTTACCGTTGCTTGCGTTCTTCGCTGTCCGTAGACTCTGTCTACGGACTCTTTATGCCTGTAGTCTCTGACTACAGGATCAGGTATTGTCAGAAATTCACGCATTCATGACTGTAGTTGCAAACTACAGTCATAGTGCATCCGTAGACAGAGTCTACGGACAGCAGTAACCTCTCGCTTTTACTTTCTAAAGCAATGAATCGCGATACCAAAACGAGATAATCGCAATACCCTCTTCCCTACCAAAACCCCATTTCCGGCATAAAAAAGCAGATTACAACCGTCTACCACTCCCTTCATTTGTCATTTTTTAAAATATTTTCATTTTTTTTTCTTGTTCACAAAGCGTATCAGCTACAAAACCGAAGCAGGTGTAACCCGCTGTAAATACGCCACTTCAACGTTTGAGTTCTTCGTTATCAAAACGTATCAAAATTGATTTAATTATCTTAAAATCAATAACTTACATAAGTTCACCCTGTTGCATTATTGGTTTATTCCACTTTAAATTTACCCCACCAATTACCAATTAGTAATACGCTTAACCAACAAATCACCTATATGAAGTAAAGATCGCGCTACGGCATTTACCTGCATCGCTATTGTGTAAACCAGGTTTTCCTTTAGCTCATTCTGGCAGCTATGGCTGCTTAACCAACTAAACAGCAATAAATTATGAAGAAAAAAATTACGCTAATTTTTGTTTTACTTATTACAATACTAACACGGACGTTTGCACAGGACGTTACCGTGAAAGGTATTGTTAAAGACAGCCAGGGTCTGCCAATACCTGGCGCCACTGTAAAAAACAAATCAACAGGTGCCGTAACAGTTACGGATGTAAAAGGTGGCTATTCAATTACCGCAAACAGCAACGCGACGCTGGTGTTTAGCTTCGTGGGTTCGGCCACACAGGAACAACAAATTAAAGGCCGCACAACAATTGATGTAACACTGGCCGATGCCAACAAACAATTGGAAGAGGTTGTGGTGATAGGTTACGGTACACGGGCCGTTAAAGACGTTACCGGAGCCATCAGCAGTGTTAAGGCCGAGAAACTGGAGAACGAACACCCAGCCAGCGCTACTGACATTATCAGGGGCAATATCCCAGGCATTTCGGTTGCACTGAATACCTCGGCCAAAGGCGGCGGTACAGGCGATCTGCAGATCAGGGGTAAAGCTTCCCTTTCGGGCAACGTTCAGCCTGTTATCGTATTGGATGGTGTTATTTATCCTGGTCAGCTGGCTGATATCAACCCTAATGATATCGACCGCGTTGACGTACTCCGCGACCCAAGCGCGCTTGCCGTATACGGTGCGCAATCGGCCGGTGGCGTTGTAGCTATTACTACAAAAAAAGGTAAAAAAGGCGGCACGCAAATCACCTTAAATGCCAACTTCGGTATTGCGCAACTATTGCAAAATCAAAAATACTACACCGGCGACGGCTTCCTGAACTGGCGTGCCGATGGGGCCCGCAGTTCTAACACTTCAAACCCCTATTACTATTATAGCAATCCTAACAAGCTGCCGGATGGTGTAACGCTTGCCCAATTCCTTAACGGTGCTACAGGCGACCCAACTACCATCTGGCTGCAACGTTTAGGTTTATTCCCTAATGAAATTGCCAATTACCAGGCCGGTAAAATGACAGATTGGTCAAAACTGATATTCCGCAATGGTTTCCGCCAGGATTATACCGGTAGCTTCTCCGGTAGTTCAGAAACAGTTAAGTACTACGTATCGGGCAACTATACCAAAAACCAAAACCTGATACAGGGCGGACAGTATACCGATGGCCGTTTCCGTGTAAACCTGGAAGGTAAAGCCGCCAAATTTTTGACGCTTGGTGTAAACGCCCAATTCGCAAGCCGCGATGAAGGCGCAGCCAGCACGCCACTTAGCGGACAAGCCATAGACGCCACTGAAGCCGACTGGACGCAGATCATCAACTCATCACCTTATGGCGATATGTACAATGCTGATGGCTCTTTGCGTCGTATTGATACTGATGACAGTGGTTTGAACCAGCGTAACCCTTTCCTGGGCAATCGCTACAATCAAAACGTGGCTGTGCAAAACACCCTGTTCTCGGTACTTTTTGCCCGTTTAGATCTTCCATTTGGTATCAAGTATACGGTGAACTATGCACCAACTATTGAATCATACAGGAACTTCTTCTTCCGTCCGGTAGCTAACCCTAATGAGCTTTCGGGTGGTACTGCTATCCGTACACAGGAGAACCGTTACAGGTACAACCTCGATAACATTTTAAGCTGGAATAAAACGTTCGGCATCCACAGCTTTGATGCAACCTTCCTGCTTAACAAAGAAAAATACCAAACCTGGTATACCAATGCTTCAAACACACAGTTAACCCCTACCGACATTTTGGGTTACCACAACATTGGTGCAGGGACCTTACCTGTTGAAAGCAGCGACGACCGCATCTATAACGCCGACGCTATCATGGGCAGGATCAATTACACCCTGTTAGGCCGCTATATCCTGACTGCAACTGTACGCCGTGACGGTTTCTCGGCATTCGGTTTAGAACACCCACGTGAAGTATACCCCTCAGCAGCAGTAGCATGGGTATTTAGTGATGAAAGTTTCATGAAGGGCGATGCCTTTAAATGGCTTGATTATGGTAAATTACGCTTCAGCTATGGTGCTAACGGTAACCGTACATCTACCACCACTGCCGATCCTTCTATCTCATTAGCCGTATTAGGCGGTATTAAATATCCCACCGCAAACAACTCCGGTACAGTTACCAATAACAGTGGTATTTATGTAAGTACCCTGCAAAACGCGCAGCTGAAATGGGAACGCACCGTAGGACCAAACATCGGTCTTGACTTCACCATACTGCACAACAGGCTTAGCGGTTCGATAGACGTTTACGACCGTAAAACTACCGACCTGCTTGTTAAACGCAGTATCCTTGACGTTCAGGGTTATAACTCGTCTGGTGATTTACCGGGTGGTGCTAACAACTCAAACCCGTATACCAACATCGGCCAGGTTAATAACAAAGGCTTCGAAATTTCATTGGATGGCAAGATCATGAAAAGTGAAAACTTTAACTGGAATGCCAGCGGTACTTTCTTCCTTAACCGCAATAAGATTGTTCACCTGTATGGCGCATTCCCGGTTACTGATGCCAACGGCGTTACTACTAACGTAGAAAAAGATGATATCGGTAACGGCTGGTTCATCGGTCATGATATCAACGCCGTTTGGGATTACAAGATCCAGGGCGTTTGGAAAACAACCGAAGCCGATCAGGCTGCAAAATATGGCGCAAAACCAGGCGATTTTAAACTGCAGGATGTAAACGGCGACTTTAAGTTTACCAACGATGACAAACAATTCTTAGGCTCACAAAACCCGAGCTTTAGCTGGTCGTTACGTAACGATTTCAACATCTTCAAACATTTTGATGTATCGTTCCTGCTGGTATCAAGCATTGGCGCACTAAAACAATATAATCAAGCCTTAAACAATCCGGGCAGCGTAGGCTTTGCACGTATGAATTCATACGTGTTGCCTTACTGGACACCAGATAACCAGATTGATGATTACGCCCGCTTAAACTCAGGTTCATCTGGCACTACCATCAACGTTTGGCGCAAAGCTTCATTTGTGAGGTTGCAAACGGCCTCTATAGGTTATACTTTCAGTCCACAGCTAATCAAACGCCTGGGTATCTCAAGCGCCAAATTATTCGTGAATGCCAGCAATGCTGCTGTGTTTTCAAGCTGGCCGCTTTGGGATCCGCAAAACGGCGGTCCTACGCCAAGATATTTATCAGCCGGGTTTAACGTAGTTTTTTAAAGAAGGGATTTTAATACATGAACAAGATAAACAAAAACATCATGGCTGCGGCTTTAACAGCGGCAACCATATTTATAACCGGAGGCTGTACCAAGCGGGCTGATCTGTATCCGCAGGCGCCTTCAAAATTCACGCCCGACGTAACTTATACCTCACCTGCCGCATTTAAAGCAGCTTTGGCTACCCTGAACGTAAGCGTTAGGTTTGAGTATTTCGGTGATTCGGCACCCTTACTTACCGAATCAATATTTACTGATGCAGCGGTTGAAGGCACCACGGATAAAACCACACCGGCGCAGGATTTGAACGCCCGTATCACCCCTACCGCCAACCTAAACAGCGACGACTATAACAAAATAGGCCGGTATTGGAGCGCATGGTACCAGGGGATCCATGATTGTAACGTAATTTTATCAAGAATAGATAATATCAAATGGCCCTCTGATGCCGATAAAAACCTGGTAAAAGCTACGGCTTTATTTCACCGCGCTTATCGTTACTATCGTTTAGTACATGAGTTTGGCGATGTGCCTCTGCTGCTTAAAGAAGAAACTGCCGTAAACACAGGCTACTTCAGTACCCAACGTATCGTTATCCTAAAACAAATGAAAACCGACCTGGAATTTGCCGTAGCTAACCTTACGGATGCAAATGCTAAAGGCGATATTTCAAAAGGCGGTGCCGCCCACCTTTTGGCCAAGGTTGACCTTGCGCTTGGTTTATTTGATGACGCTATCGCGGCAGCTAATGTAGCTATCAATGGCCCGTATCACTTAATGACCAGCCGCTTTGGTATTGTTGCGGGCGATGCCTCGAAAAACATCATCTGGGACCTTCACAGGCCGGAAAACAAAGCATTGGGAACCAATGCCGAGGCTTTGTACGTAGTGCTTGACCGCGAAACCCTTGACGGTGCAACACCAAACGGATCGCAGGTGATGAGGAACTGCGTGCCGATGTGGCATAACGGCACCATCCTTACGCCAGGAGCGCTTAAACCGGGTATCTCGGATAAAGTGACCGAGGAATTCCCGCTTACCTTATGGTATGGTCGTGGTATTGGCCGTTTACGCGGTACGCCATATGCTACCAAATATATCTGGACAGATAATACCGATTTAAGGCATGCTCCCGGCAACTGGATGAACATGACCGATCTTGTATTCAACAGCCCTGCCCTTAAAACTTCCGACCCTACCTGGTATGGCAAACACCTGGAGCAATATACCGATGCCAACGTAAGCAAACGCTTCCTGAACGGGGCCAAAGATACCATCCGTGCATGGTTTGGCTGGCCGCATTACAAAGTGTTTATTGGCTCAGGCCCTATCGCGCTTGATAAATGGTGGAGTCCGCCGCGCGGTACCAACACCGACTGGTACGTTTTCCGCTTAGCCGAAACCTACCTGTTACGTGCCGAAGCTTATGTATGGAAAGGACAAACAGGCCTTGCTATGGATGATATCAACAAAGTAAGGACCCGTGCAAACGCTCAACCGTTAACTGATGCCGGCAGTGTAAATATCGGTACCATTCTTGACGAGCGTCAAAGAGAACTGTATTGGGAAGAACCACGCAAAACCGAGCTTACCCGTATAGCGTTCATCTTTGCGCAAACCGGTATCCCTGCTTACAATGGCAAAACTTACAATGTGGCCAATTTTTCAACAAGCAACTTCTTCTACGACAGGATCATGGAGAAGAACGACTTTTATAAAAACCCTAACGTTGTAACTAACTCGGGTAACCACTTCACCATTTCGCCATACCACGTGCTTTGGCCTATCCCGCAAAGCGAGATCGACCTGAACGTAAATGGTCATATTAACCAAAGCAAAGGTTACGCAGGTGCCGAAACCAACATACCAGCACTTGATAAGGTAGTTCCATAATTTAGTTGATTGTGTAACATTTGGACCGGGCATTAGTCAATTGATTAATGTCCGGTTTTTTGTTTTATGCAGATTTTAAAGAATAAAATAATTAACCGCGGGCGCATTTATGTATTTGTTTTTTTCACATATTTAATCATTATTTAAACCTGATATCGAAAAACATGGGCCTGTTCAATATTCTTCGTAACGAATTTATAGATGTAATAGAGTGGGTTGATACCACTCAGAATACGCTTGTATGGAAATTCCCCCGCCATGATAACGCTATTAAAATGGGGGCGAAACTCATTGTGCGCGAGTCGCAAGCGGCTGTTTTCATGAACGAGGGGCGCATAGCCGACGTATATACTCCGGGTACTTACGAGCTTCAAACACAGAACATGCCCCTGTTAACAACCTTAATGAGCTGGAAATATGGCTTTGAAAGTCCCTTTAAGGTTGATATATTCTTCGTGAGCCTGCGCCAGTTCACAAACCAAAAATGGGGAACAAAAAATCCGGTTATGATCCGCGATGCAGAGTTTGGCCCGGTACGCTTGAGGGCATTTGGCTCATTTAACTTTAAGGTTCAGGACCCGAAGAAATTCATTACTGAGATCTCCGCCACCAATCCGGATTTTGTTATCGAAGATATCAATGAGCAACTGCGCAACACTGTGGTATCGCGTGGTATGGATGCCGTAGCCGAGTCGAAGATAAACGTACTCGACCTGGCAGCCAACTACAACGAAATGGGCAAATTCATCACAGAATCTATCCAGCCCGATTTTACCGAGCTTGGCCTTAACCTGACCAAGTTACTGGTTGAAAATATTTCCCTCCCCCCTGAAGTTGAGCAAATACTTGATAAACGCAGTGAAATGGGCATACTGGGCAATCTTGGTGCTTACGCTCAATTCCAGGCTGCCAATGCTATTGAAAAATCTGCCGAGAACACTATAGGTGGCAACCTGGGCGCTGCCGGTATGGGTTTGGGTGTTGGCGCAGCCATGATGGGCCAGGTAGGCAACATCTTTCAGCAAAACCAGGTTACTCCTAATAACACCGATAGTAGTGTGCCCCCACCTCCCCCTGCGCCTGCTGTTCAATACCATATTGTAAAAGATGGCAAATCTGACGGGCCACACTCGTTCAACGACATCAATGCCATGATTTCCAGCGGAGCGTTAAGCAGGGAGAGTATGATCTGGAAAAAAGGTATGGCTGCATGGGCCGCCGCATCGTCTGTTGAAGAAATTGCAGAACTGTTTAGTAATGTTCCTCCGCCGATAGCTTAACCTTCATCCGTTCCTAAATCTATTTCTGAAATGAACAACGAGGTTAACCCATCGGCTATAAACAATTCGTTAAACTGTTCGGGCTGCGGTGCCTTATTGCACTTTAATCCGGGTACCCATAACCTACTGTGCGATTATTGCGGCGTGAGCAATACAATTGAAAGCGCTCCCGACAGTCGCGATATTTTACCTTACGACTATGAAGAGTTTATTGCCGGTATCGATAGCAATAAACAAGGTGCAGATCTTAAAGTAGTTAATTGTAAAAACTGCGGTTCGCAAACTATTCTTGATCAGTTTGTAACATCAGATAAATGCCCCTTTTGCACAGCTCCACTGGTGCTTGACCTGGAAAGCGGGCAGCAATACGTACTTCCGCACTATATTTTACCCTTTGCCATTACTCAGCAACAGGGTATCGAATTTTTCAAAAAATGGTTAAAAAGCCTTTGGTGGGCGCCAAATGACCTGGCTAAAAAAGTAAGCGATGCTTCATCGGCACTAAAAGGCGTATACCTTCCCCATTGGACATACGATACCTACACCATAACGGATTACAACGGCGAACGCGGCGATTACTACTACACCACTGAAACCTATACCGAAACCGTTAACGGACGCGAAGAAACCAGAACCAGGCAAGTACGCCATACCGATTGGTCATACGCCTCAGGAAGAGTGGAATGCGATTTTAGGGATTTAATGGTCCCCGCCAGTAAATCATTACCCGAAAAAACACTGAATAAGCTTGGCCCCTGGAATTTTAACATGCTGGTTAAGTTTGATGAACGGTACATGAGCGGTTTCCGTTCCGAAACCTACCAGCTAAACCCGGAACAAGGCTTTGTTAAAGCAGCTGAGCAAACCGTTGGAGCGATTGACTCGGCCATAAGAGATGATATTGGTGGCGATGAGCAAAGGATAGATAGCACTGACACCCAATACCTTGATAAAGCGATCAAATACCTGATGCTGCCGGTTTGGGTAAGCGCCTATAACTACAATAACAAGATCTATCAATTTACAGTTAATGCCAGCACCGGCGAAGTTATTGGCCAACGACCCGTAAGTGCCCTCAAGATCATACTTGCGGTGTTGTTTGTAATAGCGCTGATAATAATTGGTGTAGTATTATATCAGAATGGGCATTCAGCGTAAAAGAACGTTATTGTACTACGCTTAAAGACTTACGAAGTTTTGAAAACTTCGTAAGTCTGGGCTTCATTAAAAAAAGCGTCATTGCGAAGTACGAAGCAATGACGCTTTATGGAGTATCTCGATCCCTTTTATTGAATAACAAGTTCCGGCTGCACCTTCTTAGGTCGCTGCTGCTTTACAGCCGGCTTTTTATTACGTTTCCCCCACCAAATATAAAAACCGGTAATAGGCAAACTGGCAGATACCATAGCCAGGAAAAACGCCACCACCTTACCTGGAATGCCTAAAATAGCACCTACATGGATATCGTAATTCATGCGGCGCAATTTATCGGCAGCACCGGCATCTGCATAACGCCCGGAGTATGGCCCTGCAGATTTAATCGGCTTCAGTGTGTACTGATCAAAATTGTAAATATTGGTTTTGTAGTAAGTGCCCGAACGCAGGTAAGCTATTACCTCAACTAAATCGGCCTTTTGGCGGGGTAAATTAATATAAAAGCCCTCTGGCTTATCTTGTATAGCAATCTGGTTCCATAATTTATCTACCGATGCCATATTAAAGGAAAGCCTTGTGGTAGTATCCGATACCATGGCGGTTTCTTCGGTTAATGATTTGCCGCCAGATGTAGCCCAATATACCGATTTGCTTACCCATTGAAAACTCCATACCAGGCCGGTTAACGCTATGATGAGCAGCAATAACATGCTGTAAAAACCAAACACATTATGCAGGTCGTAATTTACACGTTTAAAGCTGGCGTTCCATTTCACTTTAAAGCTTTTGTCACGAGTGGCTTTAGTCCACTTTTTGGGCCACCATAATACCAGGCCCGATAGCAAAAGCACTACAAAAATCAGTATGGCTACCCCAATTATAGGCCGGCCAATGGGGTATGGCAACCATAAGGCACGGTGCCCGTGCAGTATAAACCTAAAGAAATCAAAGTCGCCCTTATTCCCCACAAAGTCTGTAGTTGTTTTTTTCAATACGCGCCCGCTATACGGATCAATAAAAACGGTTATCAGCAAACCTGTTTTACGGCTGTAAGAAACCGCCGCGGCAGACTGATCTGGCAGTCCGTAATTTAGCGCGGTAGGTTTCATACCTGACACAGTTTTAACAGCGATGTCTGTTAACGCCGAAGGAGGCAGCATTTTTTTATTTTGCGGCTGTACGTGCGTCCAGGGTTCGGTTACACTACGAATCTCTTTTTCAAAAACATAAATGGCGCCTGTAATACTTACAATCACCACGATAATTCCCGAAAAAAGCCCAAGCCACAGGTGCAGCCACGCGGAGATCCTTTTAAACATCGAATCGCCTTTCTTTTTGGGTTTAACGGCTTTGGCCGGAGTAGCAGTTTTAAGCATACTAAACTAAAAAGGCAGGCCGGGATCCCGGCCTGCAGGTGAATAATTTTTTTAGAAACGATAGCTGATGCCAAGGCGGTAGTTACGTCCCGCTTCGGCCTGCCAGTAGTAATAAGTGGCATAAGCCGCGCCGCTGTACAGGTATTTGTCAAGCAGATTGTACACGTTAGCGCTTATCTTGATATGATCTTTACCCCAGAACAGGCCGCCATCAAACTTGTAATAATCTGGCAATTGCAGCTGGCCGCTGCTGGCGTTCCAGGTCCAGGTGGTACGGTCACCCTGGTAGGTTGCGCCGGCATAAATACCACTGTTTTTCAAGGGGCCGTTCTGTATGGTATAAGTTAATGACGCATTGATGTTATGTTTGGCATATCCCGGAACTTTGGCACCAACAACAGCCGTAGCAGGCAGGTTAGCCGCGCCCCCGGTTTTAGAGATCTTTGAATCGGTATAAGCATAGTTGGCTACTAACGAAAGACCACTGAAGATCTGTCCGCGGGTATCAAACTCAATACCCTGGGTTTTGGTTTGGCCAACATCTATCACAAAACCTTCTGAACCTTTGTTATCAGGGTCGGCGGTAAGGGTGTTGTTTTTAAGGATACGGTAAGCAGATAAAGTAGTGCTCCAGCTACCATCAAACCAGTCGCGTTTAATACCGGCTTCAAGGTTGTTACCTGTGATAGGTTTTGGCAGGCTACCATCACGGATCAGGGCGCTTTGCGGCACAAATGATTGGTCATACAGGCCATAAACGGATGTCATTCTGTCGATATTTACACTTACACCAAAACGAGGGGTAAATTTCTTCTGGTTACGGCCAGCAAGGTAATTGATCTCTTTTACATAAGTATAACGACCCGCAATGGTTACACGCAGTACGTTATCAAAAAAGCCCAGCTCGTCCTGGCCGTACACACCTGTGTATGATTGGCTTGAAAGGTTGCCCGCGCCACGTTGTGCCAATGGTTTCGACCTGTCAAATACCGGTAAACCTAAAGCAGGCTGATTGTAAACCGGGTTATTGATATTAAAAGGTTTAGCATCGCTGTCAATAGCTCCGCCTTGCCCCCAATCGGCAATATATTGTTTGTTGCCCAGGTCAAGGCCACCCAATATCCGGTGACGCACTACGCCGGTTTGTACATCGCCATTTAAAAATACCTGGCCAAATTTCATCACGTTTGATGCATCCCAGATACTAACGCTCCTGATCAGATCGCCATTGGCTTTTACACTGTTTACCCAGGCCGAGCTTCCCTGCTGCTGGTAGTTAAAATAACCCAGCTGGCCGGTTAATTTCCAGTGCTCATCAATCTGGTGGTTAAGGTAAATAAAGGCGCTGTTATCTTTAATATAAGTAGGTGCTATACCGGGTTCTGTTATGGTAAAATCACGAGGTTTTATAGCATAGCCCTGGGTTGCAAAAACATAGTACGAACCAAGGTTTGATAATTTAGCGTGCTGATAGGTATACTCAAAGGTAAGCGAGGTTTTATCATCAACTTTCCAGGTAAGTACAGGAGCTATGCTGAAACGATCATTAAACTCGTAATTGCGGAACGAGTTTTTGGTTTGATCCATTAAGTTTAAACGATAAGAGAGGCTACCCGATTTAGTGGCTTTACCATCCAGATCTAAAGTGGCACGATACAAGTCATAGCTGCCCATGGTCATCGTGGCCTCGCCGTTAAAATCACGGCCGGTAGGCTTTTTGGTAACTACGTTGTAGATACCGCTTGGCTCGCCATTGCTCATCATAAAGCCGGCCGGACCTTTTACAAATTCAATACGGTCAACAAAGCTCATATCTTCGCTAAGCGGCCCCCAGTTTGAGGTTACGTTCATGCCATTACGGAATGCTGCTGCACGGCTACCGCGCATATTTACACGGGTGCACAGGTCGCCCCAGTGCTCCAAACGGGTTGCACCACTCACGTTACGGGTAACACCATCGCTCATGGAAATCACCTGCTGATCAGACAGCGTTTGAGAGGTAATTACCTGGATGTTTTGAGGAGCCTCCAGCAAAGGTTCATTTAGGCGGATAGAGTTGGAGGGCACATCAGCTTTATAGCGGCTTTTAGCGCCGGTGATAGCAACCTCTTTTAATAAGCTGGCATTTTCTTTCAGCATAAAATCAAGCGTTTGCGTACTGCCGGATGCTACAGTTACAGATTGCTCTTCGGGTGCAAGGCCAACGGCAGATACACGGATAGTGTAGCTTCCGGGCTTGATTTTACCAATGGCATAACGACCATCGGCATCCGTAAGGGCACCATAAGTTGTGTTTTTTAAGGCAACGGTAATGCCGATTGCAGGCTGGCCGTCGGCTGTGGTAACCTTACCTTTTATGCTACCGGTTGCACCATCATCAGCCTTAGCTGTGAAAGTTGAAAAAGACAGGATGATTAAGAGAAAGTAAAAATGTTGAAATAATAGTGAA includes:
- a CDS encoding TonB-dependent receptor, which codes for MKSVLLCSKRSNFTSLLFQHFYFLLIILSFSTFTAKADDGATGSIKGKVTTADGQPAIGITVALKNTTYGALTDADGRYAIGKIKPGSYTIRVSAVGLAPEEQSVTVASGSTQTLDFMLKENASLLKEVAITGAKSRYKADVPSNSIRLNEPLLEAPQNIQVITSQTLSDQQVISMSDGVTRNVSGATRLEHWGDLCTRVNMRGSRAAAFRNGMNVTSNWGPLSEDMSFVDRIEFVKGPAGFMMSNGEPSGIYNVVTKKPTGRDFNGEATMTMGSYDLYRATLDLDGKATKSGSLSYRLNLMDQTKNSFRNYEFNDRFSIAPVLTWKVDDKTSLTFEYTYQHAKLSNLGSYYVFATQGYAIKPRDFTITEPGIAPTYIKDNSAFIYLNHQIDEHWKLTGQLGYFNYQQQGSSAWVNSVKANGDLIRSVSIWDASNVMKFGQVFLNGDVQTGVVRHRILGGLDLGNKQYIADWGQGGAIDSDAKPFNINNPVYNQPALGLPVFDRSKPLAQRGAGNLSSQSYTGVYGQDELGFFDNVLRVTIAGRYTYVKEINYLAGRNQKKFTPRFGVSVNIDRMTSVYGLYDQSFVPQSALIRDGSLPKPITGNNLEAGIKRDWFDGSWSTTLSAYRILKNNTLTADPDNKGSEGFVIDVGQTKTQGIEFDTRGQIFSGLSLVANYAYTDSKISKTGGAANLPATAVVGAKVPGYAKHNINASLTYTIQNGPLKNSGIYAGATYQGDRTTWTWNASSGQLQLPDYYKFDGGLFWGKDHIKISANVYNLLDKYLYSGAAYATYYYWQAEAGRNYRLGISYRF